The Triticum aestivum cultivar Chinese Spring chromosome 7B, IWGSC CS RefSeq v2.1, whole genome shotgun sequence genome window below encodes:
- the LOC123159110 gene encoding uncharacterized protein, with protein sequence MGETRSWSSLLVHILVIALCLTAFGFAIAAERRRSTGSIVTDINNSTYCTYDSDISTGYGVGAFLFLLSGQSLLMGVTKCMCFGQPLAPGGSRAWSIIYFVSSWITFIIAESCLIAGATKNAYHTKYRHMIYAGSWTCDSLRKGVFISGAVFVVFTMTLNVYFYMYYTKSTRQAAKKTNKATANVGMAGYA encoded by the exons ATGGGGGAGACGAGGAGCTGGAGCTCTCTGCTGGTGCACATTCTGGTGATCGCCCTCTGCCTCACCGCCTTCGGCTTCGCCAtcgccgccgagcgccgccgcaGCACG GGTTCGATAGTCACAGACATCAACAACTCCACATATTGCACTTATGACTCCGATATTTCCACCGGCTATGGTGTCGGCGCCTTCCTATTTCTCCTCTCGGGCCAATCACTCCTTATGGGAGTTACAAAGTGCATGTGCTTTGGGCAACCGCTGGCACCCGGTGGAAGCAGAGCCTGGTCCATTATCTACTTTGTATCTTCATG GATCACATTCATAATCGCCGAGTCCTGCCTGATCGCCGGAGCGACAAAGAACGCGTACCACACCAAGTACAGGCACATGATATACGCGGGGAGCTGGACCTGCGACTCTCTGCGGAAAGGGGTGTTCATCTCGGGGGCGGTCTTTGTGGTGTTCACCATGACCCTGAACGTGTACTTCTACATGTACTACACGAAATCGACGCGCCAGGCCGCCAAAAAGACCAACAAGGCCACCGCCAATGTCGGCATGGCTGGCTACGCATGA